From Sardina pilchardus chromosome 9, fSarPil1.1, whole genome shotgun sequence, a single genomic window includes:
- the LOC134092682 gene encoding uncharacterized protein LOC134092682, whose protein sequence is MAKITRQACEKLLELKSGTLKLKDIEDEVVVHFKTEVPVDEPSPVPALRKKYANSVQKAEEIPMALGVVVDVKKYDRHLANELLTTFRQYRTKDDVLIVKGTFEEVDEFYKKFRQVVGHPITSNTHTLSEHTNPDQMETSRDASTETLRVPLYHYWYMNHMLRKEIESIQEKHGVEIKDDVCVSVEETTGANSKSVTNASQEFQKLFLECTADIVSVTVPSVVEVVREIQSLDDKLMLYTSAQNWNLVGPRHHVAAAQLNLPGYKEDTRPKMSENGRQDTAENTSFRKRWDGPKGIEMDIKDPHLSKGLRIECDYWELMGKAFQKQIKDLENKFDVDFQENKIDKYVIITAQTRGNNIVFLEMNALRALMSLYEKAFMTTMYCSLQNPSYHQTEKVKKHLSVIREQNSSFVVADGIQNGVWSMVGLPDHLRFAVSKIEKLVGEAIFDKKHKDVIGCERGTEYLIPYFDDPAREATKGDEEMEWKGAAGGKLVNENMGEQDKQDG, encoded by the exons ATGGCAAAGATTACGAGACAAG CCTGTGAGAAGCTGTTAGAGCTGAAGTCAGGAACACTAAAGCTCAAGGATATAGAAGACGAAGTCGTGGTGCACTTCAAAACTGAAGTACCAGTAGATGAGCCTTCTCCAGTGCCAGCACTCCGCAAAaaatatgcaaattctgtgcaaAAAGCAGAAGAG ATCCCAATGGCATTGGGTGTGGTTGTGGATGTCAAGAAGTATGACCGTCATCTTGCTAATGAACTTCTGACAACATTCAGACAATACCGTACAAAGGATGATGTTCTCATTGTGAAAGGGACCTTTGAAGAGGTGGACGAATTTTACAAGAAATTTCGGCAAGTTGTTGGACATCCAATAACAAGTAATACCCACACTTTGTCCGAACACACCAACCCCGACCAGATGGAGACCAGTAGAGACGCTAGTACAGAGACTTTGAGGGTGCCACTGTATCACTACTGGTACATGAATCACATGCTCAGAAAGGAAATAGAAAGTATTCAAGAGAAACATGGAGTGGAAATCAAAGATGATGTATGTGTTTCAGTTGAAGAGACTACTGGAGCCAATAGCAAGTCGGTCACAAATGCCTCTCAGGAATTTCAAAAACTTTTCCTGGAATGTACTGCTGATATTGTGAGTGTCACAGTGCCAAGTGTAGTTGAAGTGGTAAGGGAGATTCAGAGCTTAGATGACAAACTCATGCTTTATACCTCTGCCCAGAACTGGAACCTAGTAGGGCCACGTCATCATGTAGCTGCAGCACAGCTGAATCTGCCAGGTTACAAGGAAGATACAAGACCCAAGATGTCTGAGAATGGACGGCAGGACACAGCTGAAAACACGAGTTTCCGTAAGAGATGGGATGGACCCAAAGGTATTGAGATGGACATCAAGGACCCTCACCTGTCCAAGGGGCTGCGCATTGAGTGTGACTATTGGGAGCTCATGGGGAAAGCTTTCCAGAAACAAATTAAGGATCTTGAGAATAAATTTGATGTTGACTTCCAGGAAAACAAGATCGATAAATATGTAATTATCACAGCTCAGACCAGGGGGAATAACATAGTCTTTCTGGAAATGAATGCCTTAAGGGCACTCATGTCTCTTTATGAAAAGGCTTTTATGACAACTATGTACTGTTCTTTGCAAAACCCATCTTACCACCAAACAGAGAAGGTAAAGAAACATCTCAGCGTCATCCGAGAACAGAACTCATCTTTTGTTGTTGCAGATGGAATACAGAATGGAGTCTGGAGCATGGTTGGCCTTCCAGATCATCTACGTTTTGCAGTAAGCAAAATCGAGAAGCTTGTTGGAGAAGCTATCTTTGATAAAAAACACAAGGACGTGATTGGATGTGAGCGAGGTACTGAGTACTTGATACCGTATTTTGATGATCCAGCAAGGGAAGCTACAAAAGGGGATGAAGAAATGGAGTGGAAAGGAGCAGCTGGTGGGAAACTGGTTAATGAGAACATGGGAGAACAGGACAAGCAGGATGGATAG
- the LOC134092283 gene encoding E3 ubiquitin-protein ligase DTX3L-like → MDLYEEEEQNLGGRKAAHVYEGQEKREAASREGPNGNHKTLTGGKDESGPSEDETCPICMDEFTDKEKLLCGHAFCKDCLRQSVESMGATCPVCKKVFGKVVGDQPDGTMTHYAQSTRLPGYKHCGSIVINYQIPSGIQSSKHPKPGRTFQGTHRTAYLPDNKEGREVLALLKKAFDQRLIFTVGTSRTSGMDDCVTWNDVHHKTNIQGGAQNFGYPDDDYLKRVRKELKAKGIE, encoded by the exons ATGGATCTATATGAAGAAGAGGAACAAAATCTAGGAGGGAGGAAGGCAGCACATGTATATGAAGGACAAGAAAAGAGGGAGGCAGCTTCAAGAGAAGGACCAAATGGCAATCACAAAACACTAACTGGAGGAAAAGATGAAAGTGGACCCTCAGAGGATGAGACCTGCCCCATCTGTATGGATGAGTTTACCGATAAAGAGAAGCTGTTGTGTGGCCATGCTTTCTGTAAGGACTGCCTAAGACAGTCAGTGGAAAGCATGGGTGCCACCTGTCCTGTGTGCAAGAAGGTGTTTGGAAAGGTTGTGGGAGACCAGCCAGATGGAACGATGACACACTATGCACAGAGTACACGCCTTCCAGGGTATAAACATTGTGGCAGCATAGTCATTAACTATCAAATTCCCAGTGGCATTCAGTCG AGCAAACATCCTAAGCCAGGTCGAACATTCCAAGGTACACACAGAACAGCTTACTTGCCAGACAacaaggaagggagggaggtacTGGCACTCCTGAAGAAGGCCTTTGACCAGAGGTTGATATTTACAGTGGGCACTTCACGCACCAGTGGCATGGATGACTGTGTGACCTGGAATGATGTCCATCATAAAACCAACATCCAAGGAGGAGCACAAAA TTTTGGCTACCCGGATGATGACTACCTGAAGAGAGTTCGAAAGGAACTCAAAGCCAAAGGCATTGAGTGA